One window from the genome of Leucobacter aridicollis encodes:
- a CDS encoding ABC transporter ATP-binding protein: MASVTFEGITRVYPGTDRPSVDKLSLDIEDGEFLVLVGPSGCGKSTTLRMLAGLEEVNEGRILIGDSDVTDVAPKDRDIAMVFQNYALYPHMTVADNMGFALKIAGVSKEERAERVLEAAKLLDLEDYLDRKPKALSGGQRQRVAMGRAIVRQPRVFLMDEPLSNLDAKLRVQTRTQIASLQRRLGVTTVYVTHDQTEALTMGDRIAVLKDGLLQQVGTPSELYETPVNVFVAGFIGSPAMNLFPTTLTAEGAVFGSLTVPVPAGGATSNAVTVGIRPEDLVLAAPGEAGLTVQIDLVEELGADGYLYGHTTGGEGTQIVARVDGRNHPQAGETVTLVPNPAHLHVFDTATGNRI, from the coding sequence ATGGCATCAGTCACGTTTGAAGGCATTACTCGCGTCTACCCGGGCACAGACCGCCCGTCGGTTGACAAGCTCAGCCTCGACATCGAAGACGGCGAATTTCTCGTGCTCGTCGGTCCCTCCGGCTGCGGCAAGTCGACAACGCTGCGCATGCTCGCCGGCCTCGAAGAGGTGAACGAGGGCCGAATCCTCATCGGTGATTCAGACGTCACTGACGTCGCCCCGAAGGATCGCGACATCGCGATGGTCTTCCAGAACTACGCGCTCTACCCGCACATGACAGTCGCCGACAACATGGGCTTCGCCCTGAAGATTGCTGGCGTCTCGAAGGAAGAGCGGGCCGAGCGCGTGCTCGAGGCCGCGAAGCTCCTCGACCTCGAAGACTACCTCGACCGCAAGCCGAAGGCGCTCTCCGGTGGCCAGCGCCAGCGCGTCGCGATGGGCCGTGCGATCGTGCGCCAGCCCCGCGTGTTCCTCATGGACGAGCCGCTGTCGAACCTCGACGCAAAGCTCCGCGTGCAGACCCGTACCCAGATTGCATCGCTTCAGCGTCGCCTTGGGGTCACCACCGTCTACGTGACCCACGACCAGACCGAGGCGCTCACCATGGGTGACCGTATCGCCGTGCTCAAGGACGGCCTGCTGCAGCAGGTCGGCACCCCGAGTGAGCTCTACGAAACTCCAGTCAACGTCTTCGTTGCGGGCTTCATCGGCTCGCCCGCGATGAACCTCTTCCCGACGACGCTCACCGCCGAGGGTGCAGTCTTCGGCTCGCTCACGGTGCCGGTGCCCGCTGGCGGCGCGACGTCGAACGCTGTCACAGTCGGCATCCGCCCTGAAGACCTCGTGCTCGCTGCCCCGGGCGAGGCTGGCCTCACCGTGCAGATCGATCTCGTCGAAGAGCTTGGCGCTGACGGCTACCTCTACGGTCACACGACCGGGGGAGAGGGCACCCAGATCGTCGCTCGAGTTGACGGCCGCAATCACCCGCAGGCAGGCGAGACCGTCACCCTCGTGCCGAACCCCGCGCACCTGCACGTGTTCGACACCGCAACTGGCAACCGTATCTAA
- a CDS encoding ExeM/NucH family extracellular endonuclease — MKQDSQSRTGEAFFRRRERATALGLTAAIALGMGITGTAPAFAAPDGSGVVISEAYLSGGSRDAAFTKKFVELFNPTGEAITLDGTSLQYRPAGGTAAFGGVTPLTGTIPAGGHFLVAGGSNGEAGGELPAPDVSSSFNPSGSAGTIALVEGTTPVTIPAGQAAGAAGVIDLLGYGTSNTFEGAAATAPSGNTDVKSLNRSGAADTDNNAADFSLSGDITPTNAAGATAPDPGTDPDPGTDPDPGTDPGTTTRTIAEVQGTGDASPLVGQTVTVEGVITADHRTGGYAGIVIQTAGSGGAATEPRTASDGIFVYLGGKDVPGEIGDLVSVTGAVSEYYGQTQIAPANSAGVALKQQDAGLPEPTPLPATVVGADREAYENMLVRPTGDYFVASSHQLFNYGTLWLNPGEMQVKSTETSRPGAEADAIAAANRASRILLDDGYSIQTTNNAHPGGQPYFTADTVVRNGDTVEFADLSFVLQYGFDEWRLQPVTPLDSTSPAAQKVTFESKNTRPEAPKVSGDARVAAFNVYNYFTTLKSENKDARGATTAKQFETQKSKIVSAINSLDADVVGLMEIENSVKFGEPADTALKDLVDGLNAATGEKTWDYVPTPKSLHNAATTDFITNAIIYKKNAVTPKGDAQTIVDESVWGNAREPIAQAFDFDGRTVTVVSNHFKSKSGKEPEPADGQGHFNADRVKQAKSLLAFTKELEKSTGSADMLLVGDFNAYGQEDPVFEFTSQGWIDTVPALAAGQYSYSFNGELGSLDHVLASPSLSDSLGGAGIWAANSAEWGDRGYGFGAAEAGTPYRASDHDPIIVGITTTPQPVSIDIATINDFHGRIEADGKAAGAAVIAGAVKEFERQNPNFIFAGAGDLIGASTFTSFIQQDEPTIDALNLAGLDVSAAGNHEFDEGWEDLKGRVQDRADWEYISANVFVTETGEPALAPSWVKEVDGVNVGFVGAVTEDLDTLVSPEGIKDLEVRSVADSVNQAAAALRDGNAANGEADVVILLVHEGAATADLASITPESQLGKIVNGVGDDVDAIVSAHTHLAYNHVIDGRPVVSAGQYGENLGLMNLKVDRESKELISITNEIKPLVVDGKPQYAADPEVQAIVDAAKAEADVLGGVSVGSITADFNRARQSDGKTENRGGESTIGNFVADVHKWSTDADIALMNPGGIRANLSYASTGENDPDGNVTYREAATVQPFANTLVTLKLTGQQVKDILEEQWQPEGSARPFLKLGLSEGLSYTYDPEGERGAHVTSITLDGGPLDLGATYTVAANAFLAGGGDNFVSFRKGTDVKDTGRSDLQSMVEWFAINKEATPDLGKRAVGVQLSPPPAAAAAAQLSARVSVAASSTGEYTAGDEVTVSLTSLAFSGGEVPAGSVSAEIDGKQVATAPVDPTVTDAWDKAGSATLTFAVPAGLKGNQTIEIATSDGATRVSIPIAVAGGDTENPGTEEPGTENPGTETPGTGGPGGEKPGTPGSGTGGGSTGGGLSNTGQELGWIGGATVLLLALGGGLLVAARRKQHAAQ; from the coding sequence ATGAAGCAAGACTCACAGAGTCGAACGGGAGAAGCTTTCTTCCGGCGGAGAGAACGAGCGACGGCGCTGGGTCTCACCGCAGCCATCGCGCTCGGAATGGGGATCACGGGAACCGCGCCCGCGTTCGCCGCGCCAGACGGTTCAGGGGTGGTGATCAGCGAAGCCTACCTGTCGGGCGGAAGCCGCGACGCGGCGTTCACGAAGAAATTCGTGGAGCTCTTCAACCCGACCGGCGAGGCAATCACCCTTGACGGCACCTCGCTACAGTACCGACCGGCGGGTGGAACGGCAGCGTTCGGCGGCGTCACACCACTCACCGGCACGATCCCTGCGGGCGGGCACTTCCTTGTCGCCGGCGGTTCGAACGGCGAAGCAGGCGGCGAGCTTCCCGCACCAGACGTGTCCTCGAGCTTCAACCCGAGCGGCAGCGCAGGCACGATTGCCCTTGTCGAGGGCACTACGCCAGTCACCATCCCCGCAGGGCAAGCGGCAGGGGCCGCGGGAGTGATCGACCTGCTCGGCTACGGGACCTCCAACACGTTTGAGGGCGCTGCGGCCACCGCGCCCTCAGGCAACACCGACGTGAAGTCACTCAACCGCAGCGGCGCCGCCGACACCGACAACAACGCCGCCGACTTCTCCCTCTCAGGCGACATCACGCCGACAAATGCGGCGGGGGCGACCGCGCCTGATCCCGGCACGGACCCTGACCCTGGAACTGACCCCGACCCCGGCACGGATCCGGGAACCACCACTCGCACGATCGCAGAGGTGCAGGGCACCGGTGACGCGTCGCCGCTTGTCGGTCAGACCGTCACCGTCGAGGGTGTCATTACCGCCGACCACCGCACAGGCGGCTACGCCGGCATCGTGATCCAGACCGCGGGCTCGGGCGGCGCGGCCACCGAGCCGCGCACCGCATCCGACGGCATCTTCGTCTACCTGGGCGGCAAGGACGTGCCCGGTGAGATCGGCGATCTCGTCTCGGTCACGGGTGCTGTCAGCGAGTACTACGGGCAGACTCAGATCGCGCCGGCAAACTCGGCGGGAGTCGCCCTGAAGCAGCAGGACGCCGGTCTCCCCGAGCCCACACCGCTGCCCGCCACAGTGGTCGGGGCAGACCGCGAGGCCTACGAGAACATGCTCGTCCGGCCGACTGGAGACTACTTCGTCGCGTCGAGCCATCAGCTCTTCAACTACGGCACGCTCTGGCTGAACCCCGGCGAGATGCAGGTGAAGAGCACGGAGACCTCGCGGCCGGGCGCTGAGGCCGACGCGATCGCCGCGGCGAATCGCGCGAGTCGGATCCTGCTCGACGACGGCTACTCGATCCAGACCACGAACAACGCCCACCCAGGAGGACAGCCGTACTTCACCGCCGACACTGTCGTGCGCAACGGCGACACCGTCGAGTTCGCCGACCTGAGCTTTGTACTGCAGTACGGCTTCGACGAGTGGCGGCTCCAGCCAGTTACCCCGCTCGACAGCACCTCGCCTGCGGCGCAGAAGGTGACGTTTGAGTCAAAGAACACGCGCCCCGAAGCGCCGAAGGTCTCAGGCGACGCGCGCGTCGCAGCGTTCAACGTCTACAACTACTTCACCACACTGAAGAGCGAAAACAAGGACGCGCGTGGCGCGACGACGGCGAAGCAGTTCGAGACGCAGAAATCGAAGATCGTCTCGGCGATCAACAGCCTCGACGCCGACGTCGTCGGGCTCATGGAGATCGAGAATTCGGTGAAGTTCGGGGAGCCCGCCGACACCGCTCTGAAGGATCTCGTCGACGGGCTGAACGCCGCAACCGGCGAAAAGACGTGGGACTACGTGCCGACCCCGAAGTCGCTGCACAACGCCGCCACAACCGACTTCATCACGAACGCGATCATCTACAAGAAGAACGCGGTCACCCCGAAGGGCGACGCTCAGACGATCGTCGATGAGAGCGTCTGGGGCAATGCGCGAGAGCCCATCGCGCAGGCATTCGACTTCGACGGACGCACGGTCACAGTCGTCTCGAACCACTTCAAGTCGAAGTCGGGCAAGGAGCCCGAGCCCGCCGACGGCCAGGGGCACTTCAACGCCGACCGCGTGAAGCAGGCGAAGTCGCTCCTCGCGTTCACGAAGGAACTCGAGAAGTCGACGGGCAGCGCAGACATGCTGCTCGTCGGTGACTTCAACGCCTACGGCCAGGAGGACCCGGTATTCGAGTTCACCTCGCAGGGGTGGATTGATACTGTGCCGGCGCTCGCCGCAGGCCAGTACAGCTACTCATTCAACGGCGAGCTCGGTTCGCTCGATCACGTCTTGGCGTCGCCATCACTTTCCGACTCGCTCGGTGGGGCAGGGATCTGGGCGGCGAACTCGGCCGAGTGGGGTGACCGGGGCTACGGCTTCGGCGCCGCCGAGGCAGGCACGCCGTACCGCGCGAGCGACCACGACCCGATCATCGTGGGCATCACCACGACGCCGCAGCCGGTGAGTATTGATATCGCAACGATCAACGACTTCCACGGCCGCATTGAGGCCGACGGGAAGGCAGCTGGGGCCGCGGTGATCGCAGGCGCCGTCAAGGAGTTCGAGCGGCAGAACCCGAACTTCATCTTCGCTGGTGCAGGCGACCTCATCGGTGCCTCCACCTTCACGTCCTTCATTCAGCAGGACGAGCCGACGATCGACGCACTCAACCTCGCCGGGCTCGACGTGAGCGCCGCGGGTAACCACGAGTTCGACGAGGGCTGGGAAGACCTCAAGGGTCGCGTACAGGATCGCGCCGACTGGGAGTACATCTCTGCGAATGTGTTCGTTACCGAGACGGGCGAGCCCGCGCTCGCGCCGTCGTGGGTCAAGGAGGTCGACGGCGTGAACGTTGGCTTCGTCGGCGCCGTCACTGAGGATCTCGACACGCTCGTGTCGCCCGAGGGCATTAAAGACCTCGAGGTGCGCAGCGTCGCAGACTCCGTGAACCAGGCGGCTGCCGCGCTGCGCGACGGCAACGCCGCGAACGGTGAGGCCGATGTCGTGATCCTGCTCGTACACGAGGGGGCCGCGACCGCCGACCTCGCGAGCATCACGCCAGAGTCGCAGCTCGGCAAGATCGTGAACGGTGTCGGCGACGACGTCGACGCGATCGTCTCCGCGCACACCCACCTTGCCTACAACCACGTCATTGATGGCCGCCCGGTCGTCTCGGCTGGCCAGTACGGTGAGAACCTTGGGCTCATGAACCTCAAGGTCGACCGCGAGTCGAAGGAGCTCATCTCGATCACGAACGAGATCAAGCCTCTCGTCGTCGACGGGAAGCCGCAGTACGCGGCCGACCCCGAGGTGCAGGCGATCGTCGACGCTGCGAAGGCCGAGGCCGACGTGCTCGGCGGCGTCTCGGTCGGCAGTATCACTGCCGACTTCAACCGCGCGCGCCAGAGCGACGGCAAGACCGAGAACCGCGGTGGCGAGTCGACGATCGGCAACTTTGTCGCTGACGTGCACAAGTGGTCGACCGACGCCGACATCGCGCTCATGAACCCGGGCGGGATCCGCGCGAACCTGAGCTACGCGTCGACAGGTGAGAACGACCCAGACGGCAACGTCACGTACCGCGAGGCCGCGACGGTGCAACCGTTCGCGAACACGCTCGTGACGCTGAAGCTCACGGGCCAGCAGGTGAAAGACATCCTCGAAGAGCAGTGGCAGCCAGAGGGATCGGCGCGGCCGTTCCTGAAGCTCGGCCTCTCCGAGGGGCTGAGCTACACGTACGACCCGGAGGGCGAGCGCGGCGCGCACGTCACCTCGATCACGCTCGACGGTGGGCCGCTCGACCTCGGTGCGACGTACACGGTCGCAGCGAACGCGTTCCTTGCGGGCGGCGGTGACAACTTCGTGTCGTTCCGCAAGGGTACCGACGTGAAGGACACTGGCCGTAGCGACCTGCAGTCGATGGTCGAGTGGTTCGCAATCAACAAGGAGGCGACGCCGGATCTCGGCAAGCGCGCGGTCGGCGTGCAGCTGAGCCCGCCGCCAGCGGCCGCGGCCGCTGCGCAGCTCTCGGCGCGCGTGAGCGTTGCAGCCTCGAGCACCGGCGAGTACACCGCCGGCGACGAGGTCACCGTCTCGCTCACCTCGCTCGCGTTCTCGGGCGGCGAAGTCCCGGCAGGGTCTGTCTCAGCTGAGATCGACGGGAAGCAGGTCGCGACCGCGCCGGTCGACCCGACGGTCACCGACGCGTGGGACAAGGCTGGAAGCGCCACGCTCACCTTCGCTGTTCCGGCCGGCCTGAAGGGGAACCAGACGATCGAGATCGCGACGAGCGACGGGGCGACCCGTGTCTCGATCCCGATCGCGGTCGCCGGTGGTGACACCGAGAACCCCGGCACGGAAGAGCCCGGCACCGAGAACCCGGGTACTGAGACCCCTGGCACCGGTGGTCCCGGCGGCGAGAAGCCAGGCACCCCCGGGTCAGGCACTGGCGGCGGTTCGACGGGCGGTGGCCTGTCGAACACCGGTCAGGAGCTCGGCTGGATCGGCGGCGCGACGGTGCTGCTCCTCGCGCTCGGCGGTGGCCTGCTGGTCGCCGCCCGCCGGAAGCAGCACGCCGCGCAGTAG
- a CDS encoding ABC transporter ATP-binding protein — translation MTLHTLPFSASRGHDFKLSVPALDFRPGEIFGLLGPNGAGKSTLLHSLAGHLPESRRAVSWDGVSRAKLGQREWARRVAFVAQDSTAPSDLSIRQFVQLGRVPFTGWLRPTTRTDRYVVDHALEQCGLDSIQHTSIDRLSGGQHQRAKIARALAQEPRALLLDEPTNHLDLAAIRDTVELLRTLASTSVALIVSLHDLDLASVFTDRAAIVNCGSVVAAGPTASVVTPAMIQNHWGVDMIHTSDGSRSRYLLRHDFPPRTSQATEAAQLAGTRDDPPAALRAPIEPLEALT, via the coding sequence ATGACCCTTCACACGCTCCCCTTCTCAGCAAGCCGCGGGCACGACTTTAAGCTCTCCGTTCCCGCACTCGATTTCCGCCCTGGCGAGATCTTTGGGCTCCTCGGCCCGAACGGCGCCGGGAAAAGCACACTGCTCCACAGCCTCGCAGGGCACCTTCCGGAGTCTCGTCGGGCCGTCTCGTGGGATGGTGTTTCTCGGGCCAAGCTCGGGCAACGCGAGTGGGCAAGGCGCGTTGCGTTCGTCGCGCAGGATTCCACTGCCCCTTCGGATCTTTCGATTCGGCAGTTCGTACAGCTTGGCCGCGTCCCGTTTACCGGCTGGCTCCGCCCGACCACCCGAACGGACAGGTATGTCGTCGATCACGCGCTTGAACAATGCGGGCTCGACTCCATCCAGCACACATCGATCGACAGACTCTCCGGCGGCCAGCATCAACGGGCGAAGATTGCTCGTGCGCTCGCGCAGGAACCACGCGCCCTCCTCCTTGACGAGCCGACGAACCACCTCGACCTTGCAGCCATCCGCGACACAGTCGAGCTTCTTCGCACTCTTGCGAGCACCAGCGTTGCACTCATCGTCAGCCTGCACGACCTCGACCTTGCCTCGGTGTTCACCGACCGTGCCGCCATTGTGAACTGCGGCAGCGTTGTCGCGGCGGGGCCAACGGCAAGTGTGGTCACGCCCGCGATGATTCAAAATCATTGGGGCGTGGACATGATCCACACCAGTGACGGCAGTAGAAGCCGCTACCTCCTTCGACACGACTTCCCACCTCGCACTTCGCAGGCCACAGAGGCTGCACAACTCGCGGGGACCCGCGACGATCCACCGGCTGCCTTGCGGGCACCAATCGAACCCTTGGAGGCACTGACATGA
- a CDS encoding IclR family transcriptional regulator, which produces MTSTTSPDTAEDTGKGRDGLLNRSMRVLRVISTFPQGIGLSELTRLSGVPKATCFRIITTLEEEGMLVTDDETKKTRISVGSLSVIGGLLTETGTLRAIREILTNLSNASGETTGFDMLQDNDIVVLLQNVGPSLIGQTLKSTPRVQPPWLTSTGKSLLSYRDPEVVRELLEPSYPKENPSTLEMFIDTLEPARTHGYAWLYGALERDAASVAAPVLIGDLPRFAIWIGGPTYRITPDTVRRLGQLAIEAAAQTAKLLTASAQLQPSTPADAFTSQRVIF; this is translated from the coding sequence GTGACCTCAACAACGAGCCCCGACACCGCAGAAGACACAGGCAAAGGCCGCGACGGACTTCTCAATAGATCCATGCGCGTGCTCCGAGTAATCTCGACTTTTCCGCAAGGGATCGGGCTCAGCGAACTCACTCGCCTGTCAGGCGTGCCTAAGGCAACTTGCTTCCGCATCATCACCACGCTGGAAGAAGAAGGCATGTTGGTGACGGATGATGAAACGAAGAAGACGCGCATTTCGGTCGGCTCGCTATCAGTCATCGGCGGTCTACTCACGGAGACAGGCACGCTCCGGGCGATCCGCGAGATCTTGACCAATCTGTCGAACGCTTCAGGGGAGACGACAGGGTTCGACATGCTGCAGGACAACGACATCGTGGTCCTGCTGCAGAACGTGGGCCCCTCTCTTATTGGCCAGACCCTCAAGTCAACGCCGCGAGTGCAACCTCCGTGGCTCACCTCCACTGGCAAGTCTTTGTTGTCATATCGCGACCCCGAAGTAGTGCGCGAGCTTCTCGAACCGAGCTACCCGAAGGAGAATCCTTCGACGCTTGAGATGTTCATCGACACCCTCGAGCCAGCCCGTACCCACGGTTACGCCTGGCTTTATGGAGCCCTAGAACGAGACGCCGCCTCCGTAGCGGCACCCGTCCTCATTGGTGATTTGCCCCGTTTTGCGATTTGGATTGGTGGGCCCACCTACCGCATCACCCCGGACACGGTTCGCAGGCTGGGGCAGCTCGCAATTGAAGCTGCCGCCCAAACCGCCAAGCTCCTCACCGCTTCCGCGCAGCTCCAGCCCTCAACTCCCGCGGATGCTTTCACCAGCCAGCGGGTCATCTTCTAG
- the cofD gene encoding 2-phospho-L-lactate transferase, protein MTRNITFLSGGVGGARFARALHSWNEASGRPFNCTAIVNVGDDFTHMGLRISPDLDSVAYHLADMGDKGRGWGRADDSTRTLTEISRVLPEEGWFQLGDLDIAHNLMRTQLLENGHSLSEATRLLNSRYGVSFTVLPATDDPSPTIVEHAASAPMGFQEWWVRNQANPSPTAFAFPHATDSKPAPGVLESLATADIIVIAPSNPVVSIDPILAIPGIRAAIAEAAAPVIGLSPVIGGRPVRGWLDRCLAVVGVECASPAVAARYGDRSTGGLLDAWLADPLDENLPNTFAGLITHVPLLFSQDEADNRIIDALMESVTTLTNASKSGLSV, encoded by the coding sequence ATGACCCGAAATATTACGTTCCTTAGCGGAGGCGTTGGGGGCGCCAGGTTCGCCAGAGCGCTCCATTCGTGGAATGAAGCTTCCGGTCGTCCGTTCAATTGCACGGCGATTGTGAATGTGGGCGACGATTTCACTCACATGGGCCTGCGCATCTCTCCCGACCTAGACTCGGTGGCATATCACCTTGCTGACATGGGAGACAAGGGGCGCGGGTGGGGAAGGGCCGACGATTCAACCCGAACCTTGACCGAGATATCACGCGTTCTTCCGGAGGAGGGCTGGTTCCAGCTCGGTGACTTAGATATCGCCCACAATCTCATGCGCACGCAGCTCCTCGAAAACGGCCATTCGCTCAGCGAGGCGACCCGCCTCCTAAATTCTCGCTACGGCGTCAGCTTCACAGTACTTCCAGCAACGGATGACCCCTCGCCAACAATCGTCGAGCACGCTGCTTCAGCTCCCATGGGGTTTCAAGAGTGGTGGGTGCGGAACCAGGCGAATCCCTCACCAACCGCGTTCGCATTTCCCCACGCTACGGATTCAAAGCCCGCGCCTGGCGTGCTCGAATCACTTGCCACTGCCGACATCATCGTGATCGCCCCCTCCAACCCAGTCGTCTCAATCGATCCGATTCTTGCAATACCCGGCATTCGCGCGGCTATCGCCGAGGCCGCGGCGCCGGTGATAGGACTCTCACCGGTTATCGGTGGCCGCCCGGTCCGGGGATGGCTCGACCGCTGCCTTGCCGTCGTTGGCGTCGAATGCGCCTCACCTGCAGTCGCGGCGCGGTACGGTGACCGCTCCACCGGCGGATTGCTCGACGCTTGGCTTGCAGACCCCCTTGACGAGAACCTGCCAAACACGTTTGCTGGGCTCATTACACATGTGCCGCTTCTCTTCAGCCAGGACGAAGCCGACAACCGCATCATTGACGCGCTCATGGAGTCCGTGACGACGCTCACAAACGCCTCCAAAAGTGGACTATCGGTTTGA
- a CDS encoding ABC transporter substrate-binding protein — protein MVTVKSTPLELLLALGQSSRIVGSAMLDGPVPQGLAPAEWEPNVLADQLPSREVLLAAEPDFVFAGWESNLGQDGLGTRTELLGLGINTYVAPPACVFGSESSDPLEFDDVFDMISEVGAMFDASNEAESIISDQRSRLKAIPKNDGALSALWFSSGEDVPFVGGGTGTPSMIMRAAGLTNVAESEAQSWFSMPWESFVASDPDVIVLVDAPWNSAEKKRALLEGHPAASSMRAVKDERFIVVDFATTEAGVRNIDAVESIANAAASQ, from the coding sequence GTGGTCACCGTGAAATCAACGCCGCTCGAACTGCTGCTGGCCCTCGGTCAGTCAAGCCGCATCGTTGGCTCTGCGATGCTTGATGGTCCCGTGCCGCAGGGCCTCGCACCAGCAGAGTGGGAACCGAATGTGCTGGCAGACCAGCTTCCCAGCCGTGAGGTACTCCTTGCCGCAGAGCCCGACTTTGTGTTCGCTGGCTGGGAGTCGAACCTCGGCCAGGACGGGCTGGGTACTCGAACGGAGCTCCTGGGTCTCGGCATCAACACCTACGTTGCTCCACCCGCCTGCGTGTTTGGCAGCGAGAGCTCCGATCCGCTCGAGTTCGATGACGTATTCGACATGATCTCGGAGGTCGGGGCGATGTTCGATGCAAGCAACGAAGCAGAGTCAATCATCAGTGATCAGCGCAGCAGGCTGAAAGCTATTCCAAAGAACGACGGCGCACTATCCGCCCTCTGGTTTAGCTCTGGCGAGGACGTGCCGTTCGTCGGCGGTGGCACTGGAACTCCCAGCATGATCATGCGGGCAGCAGGTCTCACGAATGTTGCAGAGTCGGAAGCGCAAAGCTGGTTCAGCATGCCCTGGGAGAGCTTTGTCGCAAGCGATCCCGATGTCATCGTGCTGGTAGACGCGCCATGGAACTCCGCGGAGAAGAAGCGTGCGTTGCTCGAAGGTCACCCAGCAGCCAGCTCGATGCGCGCAGTGAAAGACGAGCGCTTTATCGTTGTCGACTTCGCAACCACGGAGGCCGGCGTGCGAAACATCGACGCCGTCGAGTCAATCGCAAACGCAGCGGCCTCACAGTGA
- a CDS encoding FecCD family ABC transporter permease, with the protein MTSEQVRQRGQAAPPRATSARSRFTVAAALLLAALLASLFLAASVGAVPIPWQTLASALSTDPTSWSTQEVILTQVRLPRVLTAACVGAGLAVSGVALQTVLRNPLAEPYLLGVSSGASLGAVSVILLGLTLALPFAAFVGGALALAATLFLSGSQRRSSSERVILAGVATTALFSACTSFIIFQSPDSDSYRQVLHWLLGSLGGSNWSTVLIAAVTLAVFGSALATSSRLLGVFKLSDNDIESLGINVRVSRAWVLSLAALVAAGMVSVSGAIGFVGLIVPHLARPFASGSVTRHLVASALIGALLLTWADTLSRIAAQPQELPVGITTSVLGAIAFGVIMFRQQKGHS; encoded by the coding sequence GTGACAAGCGAGCAGGTGCGTCAACGCGGGCAGGCAGCTCCACCGCGGGCAACGTCCGCAAGGTCACGCTTCACCGTTGCCGCCGCCCTGTTGCTCGCAGCGCTCCTTGCCTCGCTCTTTCTTGCCGCTTCCGTCGGAGCAGTCCCTATCCCCTGGCAAACGCTTGCCTCGGCGCTGAGCACTGATCCCACCTCTTGGAGCACCCAAGAAGTCATCCTGACGCAAGTCAGGCTTCCGCGCGTACTCACAGCGGCATGTGTTGGCGCGGGGCTCGCAGTCTCTGGTGTTGCATTACAAACGGTGCTTCGCAACCCGCTCGCTGAGCCCTACCTACTCGGCGTATCCTCGGGAGCCTCGCTTGGAGCGGTCTCAGTCATTTTGCTTGGGCTTACACTCGCGCTCCCATTTGCCGCCTTCGTGGGCGGAGCACTCGCGCTCGCCGCCACTCTCTTCCTCAGCGGTAGTCAACGCCGATCATCGTCGGAAAGAGTGATTCTTGCCGGAGTGGCCACCACGGCACTGTTCAGCGCATGCACTTCTTTCATCATTTTCCAATCCCCAGACAGCGACAGCTACCGCCAGGTACTGCACTGGCTACTCGGGTCACTTGGCGGCTCAAACTGGAGCACCGTTTTGATCGCGGCCGTCACGCTAGCAGTCTTCGGGTCGGCGTTGGCGACCTCATCCCGTTTGCTCGGAGTGTTCAAGCTCAGTGACAACGACATCGAGTCGCTAGGAATCAATGTGCGGGTCTCACGGGCGTGGGTTCTCTCCCTCGCGGCGCTTGTCGCGGCAGGAATGGTCTCGGTCTCTGGCGCGATCGGCTTTGTCGGCCTTATCGTTCCTCACCTTGCTCGACCGTTTGCCTCTGGGAGCGTCACGAGGCACCTCGTGGCCTCTGCGCTCATTGGCGCGCTGCTTCTCACGTGGGCTGACACGCTCTCACGCATCGCGGCGCAACCACAAGAGCTTCCGGTCGGGATCACCACTTCCGTGCTCGGCGCTATCGCGTTTGGAGTCATCATGTTTCGGCAGCAGAAAGGACACTCATGA
- a CDS encoding amino acid synthesis family protein → MSLQIRKLVRLVEEIHSENGQQLAKPHRVAVAAAVIANPYGAGYVEDVVTLADELGEAIGELLGPECVRLLDDEVEAFGKAALVGVDGETEHGSALIHNLRFGNVFRRAAGGTELLPAAEKIGLQGASIDVPLKHKTDAKTRSHHQTVTFRIEDAPRADEIVVACIAANSGRPLARLATFGAEAPVSIA, encoded by the coding sequence ATGTCACTACAGATCCGCAAACTCGTTCGTTTGGTCGAGGAAATCCACAGCGAGAACGGTCAGCAGCTCGCCAAACCACACCGTGTTGCAGTTGCCGCGGCTGTCATTGCGAACCCGTATGGCGCGGGCTACGTTGAAGATGTCGTCACGCTCGCTGACGAGCTTGGGGAAGCGATCGGGGAACTACTTGGCCCCGAATGTGTTCGGCTCTTGGACGATGAGGTTGAGGCCTTTGGTAAGGCAGCGTTGGTGGGCGTCGACGGCGAAACCGAGCACGGATCTGCGTTGATCCACAACCTGCGGTTTGGCAACGTATTCCGGCGTGCAGCCGGCGGAACGGAACTGTTGCCTGCAGCGGAAAAGATTGGCTTGCAGGGAGCTTCCATCGACGTTCCGTTGAAGCACAAGACTGACGCCAAGACGCGTTCGCATCATCAGACGGTCACCTTCCGCATTGAAGATGCCCCGCGCGCTGACGAGATTGTTGTCGCCTGCATCGCAGCGAATTCGGGGCGACCGCTTGCTCGTCTTGCGACCTTCGGGGCCGAGGCTCCCGTGAGCATCGCCTAA